The sequence ATCCTATTGCAAGCTCAATCTTTAAGTTATGAAAATAGTTTCTCTTGCCACGGATGATCCATGCACCTTTAGCCACATACTCGCCACTCTCTCCCATCTTGGATACTTGTGAATAATTGACCCAGTATGAGTCACCAGCATGATACCCTGCATTCCAAGCTTTGGAAAACGCCAGTGAAAACAAGCATGCCTCTTCCAGGCACTTTTCCGTGCAATCTCCTTTCACTACCACGCTTGGAGCACCATGAATATCTGCATGTACGTATTTATCCTTCTCAGTAAGATATTTTTTCACAACTTCTTCGTTCGTTTTTGCATCTTTCCCCCCAACCACAATAATATTATCTGAGCATATGAACCATCTGTATTTTTCAAACCAGAAAATCCTTCTTTTTTCAACCTTCGCTTTTACTTCTTTTTTCTCAACCGGTTTTTTTATTATCTTTTTCAGATTATCAATCTTGTTTTTTAATTTTTTAGCCTCGTCATAATAATACTGTGCTATCTGATTCACTGTTTTTTCAGGAGATATGATAATCTCTTCCGGTATGGATACTGTTACACACTTATTTTTCGGATCTACTTTTTTGTAAGATTCAGGGTTTTTGTAGATACCATCCCATCCAACTTTTTTAATATTACCTTTTAAATTTTCGATCAAAGATTCAATTTCCTGGTATCTGCTATATATCAATTCACCTGTGTTTCTGAGCAATGCTTCCTGTTTTTCCATCTCTTCAAGAGCCTTTAACTGTCGTTCATATATTTTTTGAGCTTCTGACTTAATCTCCTCTTTTATTGAAAAAAGTTCTCTAATAGCATCATTAAATGATTCAAATTCTTTTAAGCAAGTTTTAGAATACAACTTTATTGCTGAGGCTCCAAAGTCATCAATTATGCATGATTTAATAGGCTCTTTCAAAAATTGTTTTAGCAACTCATATAATTTTGCAAGTTCATCATCAGATAGGGTATTAGATATTTTATCAGGGTCTAAATTAGCCCTAAAACACAGCTCTCCTCCATATTTGCCAAGGTTCAATACTACTGCCAATGTCCTTACTACGCTCTTGTCAGAATTTAAAAATAAAGCCCTAAATGTCGCTTTATCAATACTATCCGGATCCTTAAATTGTGGCGGGGTCTTGTAAATCTCCCCTTTTTTCAAGATTCTCGTTTTCCATTCTCTTGGCCTGTAAACTAATTCTATAACCTCGTTTTTTAATATTATCAGATTGCCGTCTCTGAAAAGTTCAATTATAATCGAAACTCCAATAAACGTTTCAATTCTTATAATTCGATCAAAATTTATTTGCCTAG comes from Thermoplasmata archaeon and encodes:
- the rqcH gene encoding ribosome rescue protein RqcH; its protein translation is MGIELSSYDIYKWLEENSRFLIGSYIQNIYQIEDKIIFKIHNKEFGKKEFIIDFRGAIYFGEREENEISHFAKQLREILENLKISGARQINFDRIIRIETFIGVSIIIELFRDGNLIILKNEVIELVYRPREWKTRILKKGEIYKTPPQFKDPDSIDKATFRALFLNSDKSVVRTLAVVLNLGKYGGELCFRANLDPDKISNTLSDDELAKLYELLKQFLKEPIKSCIIDDFGASAIKLYSKTCLKEFESFNDAIRELFSIKEEIKSEAQKIYERQLKALEEMEKQEALLRNTGELIYSRYQEIESLIENLKGNIKKVGWDGIYKNPESYKKVDPKNKCVTVSIPEEIIISPEKTVNQIAQYYYDEAKKLKNKIDNLKKIIKKPVEKKEVKAKVEKRRIFWFEKYRWFICSDNIIVVGGKDAKTNEEVVKKYLTEKDKYVHADIHGAPSVVVKGDCTEKCLEEACLFSLAFSKAWNAGYHAGDSYWVNYSQVSKMGESGEYVAKGAWIIRGKRNYFHNLKIELAIGLIDYERTNLLMIGPVSSLERISKHYVIIEPGEDKKSDIAKKIRDIFKTSEEEILKLLPGSTAKIKEEIKKD